DNA from Acidobacteriota bacterium:
GCTCGCGAGGTCGACACGCCGCACGATCTGACCATCTCCGGGATGGTTCTCGGCACACCCGCCTTTTGCTCGCCCGAGCAGGTACGGGGAGAAACCTCGAAGCTCGATCGGAGAACCGACGTCTACGGGATCGGCGCCACCCTCTACTGGTTCCTCACGGGCCAGTCTCCGTACGCCGGCGCCTATCCCGAGGTGGTCGCGGGCGTCACGGAGAAGGACCCTCTACCTCCCCACCGTGTTGATCCGTCGATACCGGTAGATCTCGAAACCATCGTTCTCAAGTGCCTCGAGAAGGAGCAGGATCGACGGTATGCCACGGCGCGTGAGGTCTCCGAGGACCTGAGACGATTCCTCGGCCGGGAGCCGATCGCGGCACGTCCGGCCAGCCTCCTCTACAAGCTCAACAAATGGATCCGGAAGAATCCCGGACTGGTCGCCGCGGCGGTCATCGTCGCGCTGTCCTTTGCGGCCCTCGGTTCACTCGCCCTGCGTTCTATCCTCCGCACGCGACGGCAGGCCGCGATAGCTCAATCGCTGACCGAGCGGGCCAAGGAAATCGAAGGTTTTGCCCGGGTGGCAGCGATGATGCCGTTGCACGATCGAACTTCCGAGCGCGGTGTCATCCGCCAGCAAATGCTCGATATCGAAGCGGAGATGGCGCGGCTCGGTTCGATCAGCGATGGCCCGGGACACTACGCCCTCGGCAGGGGATATCTGACGCTCCTCGACGACCAGAAGGCCCGGCAGCATCTCGAGCTTGCCATCGACCGGGGTTACTCCGGTCCAGGCGTTTCCTACGCCCTCGGCATGGTGCTCGGCCGCCTCTACCAACGCGAACTGGGGCTCGCTCGGCGACTCGAGAACGAGAATCTCCGAACCGCGCGGATTCGGGAGATCGAACAGCAGCTCCGCGATCCGGCGCTGACCTACCTCCGCTCGGGCAGCGGTTCATCGATCGAGGGAACGGGGTATGCGGAGGCATTGATAGCGTTCTTCGACGGCGACCTGGACGGCGCTCTCGAGGCCACCCGGCAAGCCTTCGCGGAGGAGGCCTGGCTCTACGAGGCGAAGCGCCTCGAGGGCGACATCCTCCTCGAAATGGGCGCCGGGCGCGCACTTCACGGCGATGCCGATGGGGCCCTCGAGATGCTTGAAGAGGCGGGCGGCGCGTACGCATTGGCAGCGAACATCGCACGCTCCGACCCGAGCGTGTACGAGGGAGAGTGCGGCCGTTGGACGCAGATCATGGAGCTTCAGCGTCGGCGAGGGGAAGAGGTTCTCGAGCCCTTCAATTCGGCGGTGGCCGCGTGCGACCGGTCGCTGGCAATCGATCCCGAGCGGGCCAGCGTGCACGAGCGCCTCTCGCATCTCTACTGGCGCTGGGCGGATCTGGTGAACGACCGCGGCGGCGATTCCGGGCCATTCCTCGACCAGGCGATCGCGGCCGCCGATCGCGCCATCGGGCTCGATCCCGAGAGTGTTCCGGCGTTCTTCACGCGCGGTGGCGCCCTGACTGTCACTGCCCTCGGCGAGATGGCTCGCGGGGAGGACCCCCGCCCCACACTTAACGACGCCGTGTCGAGCTTCGAGTCCGCGATCGCCATCGACCCAGGGTTCGTCCTGGCGCACGATGACCTCGGCTACGCGTGGGAGCTTCTGGGCCGCTACCAGATGGGCATCGGCACTGATCCCAGACCATCTCTCGAGCGCGCCGTCGAGGCCTTCGAACGCGCCAACGACCTCAACCCGGCCTACGCCAACGCCTACAACAACAGGGGCATCGCGCTGTGGCGCACCGGGATCTACGAGCTTCGCACTGGAGCGAACCCGACGGGCACATTTTCCGGGGCCGTCGCCGCCTTCGACAGCGCGATCGAGCGCAACCCGGACTACGCCTACGCCTGGGCCAACCGCGGCCTGGCCGGCCGCTGGCTCGCGAGATACGAGCTGGCAATCGGTAACGACCCCAGCGCTACTCTGGACCGCGCTCGCACCGACCTGCAGCGCGCGCTGGAACTCAATCCCCAGATTTTCTGGGCTTATCCAGAGCTGACCGCTGTCGAGTTGGCCGCCGCCCTTTGGGCGATGCAGATGAACGAATCGCCGGTCCGATACCTGGATGCGGCCGAGGCCGCCGCCTCGAAGGCTCTGGTCGCCAACCCGCGAAACGCGACCGCCTACCAGAGCGCCGCGGAGGTCGCTCGCTGCCGCGCTGAGTGGAAGCTCCGCCAGGGGCGATCCGTACGAGCGGATCTGGTCGAAGGGAACAGGCTCATCGAGGAAGCATTCGAGCGTAATCCCGAGCTCGCCAACGCGATGGTCACCGAAGCTTGGCTCAAGATCATCCAGGCGGAGGCGGAGAGCGACCCACGCAGCCGCTCTGCCCTGGCCTCCGAGGCTTCCAGCAGCCTGCAGAGGGCCCTCGAGGCGAACCCGCTGCTCGAGCGCGAAACCGAGGAATTGCGCGACCGCATAACCAGGTTAAACTCCATCTGACCAACAAGGGAGATCCGATGCGCAAGACAATCATCACCGTCATCATTCTGCTCGTCGCTGGACTCGCGGCAGCGTCCAAGATGAAAGCCCGCGTGGGTTACGACCAGAACACCGATTTCTCCGAGATCAAGACCTTCACCTATATCGACAGTCTCGATACATCGGTCGTCGACTCTGCGCCTCCAGTGCACGAGATGATCAAGCTCCTGATCATCCGACAGCTCCAGGACGGCGGCATGAAATGGGTCGAGCAAGATGAAAACCCGGATGTCTTCGTCACCTACCACACGGATGCGAGTCAGGATCTGAAGATGAATGTCACGTTGTACCAGTACCACTACAGCACCGGGTGGTGGTGGAGCCCTCTGTGGGGCAGCGGTATGGACCTATCCTCCTTCAGCCAGGGCTCGTTGGTGATCGATATCTGGCGACCCGATACAGAGGAGCTGATCTGGCGCGGGGCAGTCGTAGGTGTCATCCCCGATGACCCGAGCCCGGCCAAAGCCCAGAAGATCATCGAAAAGGCCCTCGACCTGATGGGCAAGGAGTTTCGGAAGATGCGGAAGAAGGAGTGAAAGTAGAGGAAATCTTCTAAGCCCTGTCTGAATTGAGGCTTCTTGACTCTTCCGATGTCGGATAACTGAATGCCACGCTCGCAACCCATAGATCCCTCGGCTCGCTTCGCTCACTCGCGATGACATTCTGACTCGGCTCGTCGAATGAGCCCGTCATCATGTCATTTCGGATGTGGGATTTCCCGCCCATCCACCGGGGAGAAATTCTCAGTTTTGAATTTTGAATTTTGAATTACGGACGCCCTGCGGGCGTCGTGACTCACCACCACCAGCGCGTGGCCGTACGCTTCCCACCCGCCCTCGAGCCGACCCCCTCAGCTACGGCCACGATGCGCTGTTGTCGGTGAGTTCCCGCCCACCCTCCCTGTGCTCTGGGGGGGTGGAGGGGAATTGAGAATTGAAAACTGAGAATTCCTCACGGGCGGGTTACATCATCAACGAAATCACTCAACGCGTCGAAGTACGGCTCGCCGCCAACAATCCACGTCTCGTTGTGGCCACTTCCCACGACTTCGTGAAACCTCTTGGGCTCCCCTGCGGCACCAAAGAGCTCGCGGCCGAGACGGAAGGGAACCACCTCATCCGTTTTCGAATGGATGAAGAGCTTCGGGCAGGCGACCGCCGGGATCTTCTTGATTGAATCCATCCGCGTGGCGACCAGGAATCTCGGAACGAAGGGATAGTGGGTTTTCGCCATTTCGCGAATCGATGTGAAGCTCGACTCGACGATCAGCCCTGCCGCCGGGACGCTGACGGCAAGATCGACAGCCACGGCACCACCCAGAGACTTGCCGAATATCACTATCAGTCCCGGATCGACACCACGATCCCCGGTCAGGTAGGACCACGCCGCGCGGGCGTCCGTGTACAGCCCGTCCTCGGTCGGCCTGCCCTCGCTGCGGCCGTAACCTCGGTAGCCCACGACGAAGACCGATGCCGGGGTGCGATTCGAGAGCGCGGTCAAAAGCTCCGCTCGGTGACTGAGGTTTCCGGCGTTGCCGTGAAAGAACAGCAGGACGGGCTGATCCGGCCGGGCGTCGAGCCTCCGGCACCACCACCCGTGCAGTTGGACGCCATCCGAAGCCGTGAAGAATTGGTCGTCGATGGTGCAGCCGCTGCCCCGCGCTGCGGCCTCGGTGTCCCACAGGCCGTCCGGGTACCGGGTCGGAAAGAAGATCAGCGAACGCTCGAACAGGGTCATGACGATGATCATGGTAACGAAGGCGACCACCGCAATCATGAGGTGCTTCGCCTTCATCCTCAACCGGCCATCAGTTTCCGCACCGGAACTGTTCGTGGTTCCTCTCGAACCACGTCTTCGGGCTCGTCACGTGCAGGGTCTCCTTCTGTCCCTGGAGCTCGGCCGCCGCCGCGAGGACACCGTATCTGGCGTGGACCAGGCCGTGCATCAACCCATCCTCGATACAGAGATCTGCGCGGATTGCCGCTTTCCCGCCCTCCACCTGGACATCGGTGATCGCGACCATTCCTTGGTCCATTTCGACCTTCGCACTGCCTGAAATGTCATCGGTCTGGATTCGTCGGTCCATCTGATCCGCGCGTTTCTGGGTCTTGGCAAAAAGGGCGAAAATCGGCTCCGCACTTTCGGCCTCGATTTCGAGATCGACCGACGCTTCCAGATGTGGCCTGACCCGGACGGCGCCCTGTGTGATTTCCACCGAACCCCACCAGTCTCCCGGGCTCGAGGGCGTGGATTCCTCGACGTAGGCGCCTGCGTCGCGAAACTCGACCTTCGTGCCAGCCGGGTCCCAGGTCCCATTCTCAGGGTCCACCAGTTGAACCCTGGAAATACTCTCGAGGTCTCCGACCACGCGTTTCCCCTTGAAATCCAGCACCACATCGTCACCGACCAGGCGAACCTCGGCCCTCCCCTCATGAGTAGACCTCAGTATTTCGACGTAGGCCTTCACCGTCCCAGAACCCGACACGATGCGCATCGATCCGCCTTGCGGAAGATTGCGGTTGTAGACGGTCAGGTCCGGCACCTCGGACTCCTGCAGGTCGACCACGAGGTCTGGCGGAGGCATGTCCGGGTCACGCGGAACCATCACGCCACCGGCCCTCCTGACGCTCAGCGTGAGATGGTCTCCGCTGACGTGCGGCTGTTCCTCGCCGCGGCGGGCGAGGTCGAAGTCCTCGAGTTCGACATGGAGGAGTTCATGCTTTGCCGAATCAGCCGCCTTGAAGGCTCGAATACGGCCAGTGCCGGTTGCCGTGTAGTCGAGGTAGTCGACCGTGTAGGTAGCCTCTTCGGTCACCAGGCGGCTGGTCGGTTTTATTTCGCCACGATCAAACCGTATGTCGGCGGCGACAATGCCCGACCCGCCGTGGAATTCGAGATACTGCGCACTGTCCACCAGCTCGTTGAGAAAAGCGAGGTCCTGGACATCTCCCTCGACCTCCAGGCGTCCCCTGACGAATGGAATGATCCCAGTGTCCTTATGCTCGCGCGGCACATGCCGGTCGATGGCCACGCGTGCGTCGATCTTCAATTCCCGCGCGAGGTCCACGTCACCGTTCCGCAGCGTTCCCGATTTCACCTTCACCCGGGTCCGCGGCAGCCGCAACGGTCCGCGGGTCTGGGAATCGAGACCACCTCGGACCTCCAGCGGGCCTTCCAGCTCGAAGTCGCCGACCTTCACCGCCCTGACGTCGTTCGCCGCGGCGCGGACGAACCACACCCGGAAGCCCGGCTTGGTCTTTTTCTTCCGCGGCAGAACGGTGCCAGCCCTACCGAGCTCGAAATCGATGCCGCTCGCCTTCGCGGTCAGCGCCTGAAAGGTCCCGAACGGAAGTGCCAGCAGATTGACGAGCACCCTCCCCTTGTCGACCTTCAGGTTCCACTCGATCCCACGGGTGTGCTTCCAGAGGCTGAACCCCCTGGCATGAACGAGACCGGGGACGACGGTCCAGGCCCTTTCCCAGCTGACCTTGGTGCGCTCCGGGTTCTTGGCCACGATCTTGGTCATCAGGTCGGAGTTCACGAACCAGTTGACTCCGACCAGATACACGACCCACAGAACGAGCAAAACGACGAGAACCCATTTCAGACGTGGAGAGAGGGCGCCGGCTGTTCTCTTCATCTGTCCTCCGATCGGTGCTGCATATTCCACCACGTCCACCGGAGAGAATCCACCCTCAACCGGAGCATTGCGATACCCTGTTAACGGTGAGTCGGACTTCGACAGGCTGGTCGGTTGTGGCTGCCACCATCTTCGCACCGCTCCTTCTCGGAGGGGTCGGTATCGCCGTTGCCATACGCTTCAACGATTCCGACGACCAGTGGGTAGCCGCTCTCGTCGGATGGATCATCGGATGGT
Protein-coding regions in this window:
- a CDS encoding protein kinase yields the protein MTAENHDRRPNPATAAEQVLRLAADRGFISHDQAESTIVQVRERLLSAGLYDSDDASLELVIPDELLRNDTLARLARELGYEDEDWFPRPPSDSGGNIDPQMSSDPFEVFPVSGWDRYEFVEFIGRGGMGDVFKARDPRLGRHVALKFLRRDDPEQVKRFLREAKVQAKVEHENLCPVYEVGEAGGHSYIAMQYVAGGSIKEIADLVGIQEKVEIMVDVADALHAAHQAGLIHRDIKPANILVDCTPEGAWHPYVVDFGIAREVDTPHDLTISGMVLGTPAFCSPEQVRGETSKLDRRTDVYGIGATLYWFLTGQSPYAGAYPEVVAGVTEKDPLPPHRVDPSIPVDLETIVLKCLEKEQDRRYATAREVSEDLRRFLGREPIAARPASLLYKLNKWIRKNPGLVAAAVIVALSFAALGSLALRSILRTRRQAAIAQSLTERAKEIEGFARVAAMMPLHDRTSERGVIRQQMLDIEAEMARLGSISDGPGHYALGRGYLTLLDDQKARQHLELAIDRGYSGPGVSYALGMVLGRLYQRELGLARRLENENLRTARIREIEQQLRDPALTYLRSGSGSSIEGTGYAEALIAFFDGDLDGALEATRQAFAEEAWLYEAKRLEGDILLEMGAGRALHGDADGALEMLEEAGGAYALAANIARSDPSVYEGECGRWTQIMELQRRRGEEVLEPFNSAVAACDRSLAIDPERASVHERLSHLYWRWADLVNDRGGDSGPFLDQAIAAADRAIGLDPESVPAFFTRGGALTVTALGEMARGEDPRPTLNDAVSSFESAIAIDPGFVLAHDDLGYAWELLGRYQMGIGTDPRPSLERAVEAFERANDLNPAYANAYNNRGIALWRTGIYELRTGANPTGTFSGAVAAFDSAIERNPDYAYAWANRGLAGRWLARYELAIGNDPSATLDRARTDLQRALELNPQIFWAYPELTAVELAAALWAMQMNESPVRYLDAAEAAASKALVANPRNATAYQSAAEVARCRAEWKLRQGRSVRADLVEGNRLIEEAFERNPELANAMVTEAWLKIIQAEAESDPRSRSALASEASSSLQRALEANPLLERETEELRDRITRLNSI
- a CDS encoding alpha/beta hydrolase, with the translated sequence MKAKHLMIAVVAFVTMIIVMTLFERSLIFFPTRYPDGLWDTEAAARGSGCTIDDQFFTASDGVQLHGWWCRRLDARPDQPVLLFFHGNAGNLSHRAELLTALSNRTPASVFVVGYRGYGRSEGRPTEDGLYTDARAAWSYLTGDRGVDPGLIVIFGKSLGGAVAVDLAVSVPAAGLIVESSFTSIREMAKTHYPFVPRFLVATRMDSIKKIPAVACPKLFIHSKTDEVVPFRLGRELFGAAGEPKRFHEVVGSGHNETWIVGGEPYFDALSDFVDDVTRP
- a CDS encoding DUF4136 domain-containing protein, with the protein product MRKTIITVIILLVAGLAAASKMKARVGYDQNTDFSEIKTFTYIDSLDTSVVDSAPPVHEMIKLLIIRQLQDGGMKWVEQDENPDVFVTYHTDASQDLKMNVTLYQYHYSTGWWWSPLWGSGMDLSSFSQGSLVIDIWRPDTEELIWRGAVVGVIPDDPSPAKAQKIIEKALDLMGKEFRKMRKKE